The following proteins are co-located in the Mesorhizobium sp. M1E.F.Ca.ET.045.02.1.1 genome:
- a CDS encoding helix-turn-helix domain-containing protein: MDDENERAARAKKGSPFLSTAQAAFYIGLSQRTLEKMRLKGGGPKFRKHGRYVRYHIDELDHWSKGHPQHSTAGDGKAGSGQGGTGGRS, from the coding sequence ATGGACGACGAAAACGAACGCGCGGCCCGCGCGAAAAAGGGCAGCCCGTTTCTCAGCACAGCCCAAGCCGCCTTCTATATCGGGCTCTCCCAGCGCACGCTCGAAAAGATGCGGCTCAAGGGCGGCGGCCCGAAATTCCGCAAGCACGGCCGCTATGTCCGCTATCACATCGACGAACTCGACCATTGGTCGAAAGGACACCCGCAGCACTCCACCGCCGGCGATGGCAAGGCCGGTTCCGGCCAGGGCGGCACGGGAGGCCGTTCATGA
- a CDS encoding DUF736 domain-containing protein, with protein MTAIGYVNKQENGAYKGQLKTLSVRADIDIVPNQAKSADNHPDFRVLTQGVEVGAGWIRTGETSGKDYVSLSIAAPEFGPRKLYANLGRAAGQDDHDTYAIIWNPAD; from the coding sequence ATGACCGCGATCGGTTACGTCAACAAGCAGGAAAACGGCGCCTACAAGGGCCAGCTCAAGACGCTCAGCGTCCGCGCCGACATCGATATCGTCCCCAACCAGGCCAAGAGCGCCGACAACCATCCCGACTTCCGGGTGCTTACGCAAGGAGTCGAAGTTGGCGCCGGCTGGATCCGCACCGGCGAGACTTCCGGCAAGGATTATGTGAGCCTGTCGATTGCAGCGCCGGAGTTCGGACCGCGCAAGCTCTACGCCAATCTCGGCCGCGCCGCCGGCCAGGACGATCACGACACCTACGCCATCATCTGGAACCCGGCCGACTGA
- the groL gene encoding chaperonin GroEL (60 kDa chaperone family; promotes refolding of misfolded polypeptides especially under stressful conditions; forms two stacked rings of heptamers to form a barrel-shaped 14mer; ends can be capped by GroES; misfolded proteins enter the barrel where they are refolded when GroES binds), translating into MAAKDVKFSRDARERMLRGVNILADAVKVTLGPKGRNVVIDKSFGAPRISKDGVTVAKEIELEDKFENMGAQMVREVASKTNDIAGDGTTTATVLAQSIVQEGHKAVAAGMNPMDLKRGIDLAVTDVVATLIKNAKKIKTSEEVAQVGTIAGNGDASVGKMIAEAMQKVGNEGVITVEEAKTAETELEVVEGMQFDRGYLSPYFVTNADKMVAELEDVYILLHEKKLSNLQAMLPVLEAVVQTSKPLLIISEDVEGEALATLVVNKLRGGLKIAAVKAPGFGDRRKAMLEDIAILTGGQVISEDLGIKLENVGLNMLGRAKKVSISKENTTIVDGAGKKAEIQGRVAQIKQQIEETTSDYDKEKLQERLAKLAGGVAVIRVGGATEVEVKEKKDRVDDALNATRAAVEEGIVAGGGVALLRASANIKATGVNADQAAGINIVRRALQAPARQIAANAGAEASIVAGKILENKGATFGYNAQTGEYGDMIAMGIVDPVKVVRTALQDAASVAGLLVTTEAMIAEAPKKESAGGGGMPGGMGGGGMGGMGGMGGMDF; encoded by the coding sequence ATGGCTGCCAAAGACGTAAAATTCTCCCGTGATGCCCGCGAGCGCATGCTGCGCGGCGTCAACATCCTCGCCGACGCGGTGAAGGTCACGCTCGGCCCCAAGGGCCGCAACGTCGTCATCGACAAGTCGTTCGGCGCCCCGCGCATCAGCAAGGACGGCGTCACCGTCGCCAAGGAAATCGAGCTTGAGGACAAGTTCGAGAACATGGGCGCGCAGATGGTCCGCGAAGTTGCTTCGAAGACCAACGACATCGCCGGCGACGGCACCACGACCGCGACCGTTCTGGCGCAGTCGATCGTCCAGGAAGGCCACAAGGCGGTTGCCGCCGGCATGAACCCGATGGACCTGAAGCGCGGCATCGACCTCGCGGTAACCGACGTCGTTGCGACGCTGATCAAGAACGCCAAGAAGATCAAGACCTCCGAAGAGGTTGCCCAGGTCGGCACCATCGCCGGCAACGGCGATGCTTCGGTCGGCAAGATGATCGCCGAAGCAATGCAGAAGGTCGGCAACGAAGGCGTCATCACGGTTGAGGAAGCCAAGACCGCCGAGACCGAACTCGAAGTCGTCGAAGGCATGCAGTTCGACCGCGGCTACCTCTCGCCCTACTTCGTCACCAACGCCGACAAGATGGTTGCCGAGCTCGAGGACGTCTACATCCTCCTGCACGAGAAGAAGCTGTCCAACCTCCAGGCCATGCTGCCGGTTCTCGAAGCCGTCGTGCAGACCTCGAAGCCGCTGCTCATCATCTCGGAAGACGTCGAAGGCGAGGCTCTGGCCACGCTGGTCGTCAACAAGCTGCGTGGCGGCCTGAAGATCGCCGCCGTCAAGGCGCCGGGCTTCGGTGATCGCCGCAAGGCCATGCTGGAAGACATCGCCATCCTCACCGGTGGCCAGGTCATCTCGGAAGACCTCGGCATCAAGCTCGAGAATGTCGGCCTCAACATGCTCGGCCGCGCCAAGAAGGTGTCGATCTCCAAGGAGAACACCACCATCGTCGACGGCGCCGGCAAGAAGGCCGAGATCCAGGGCCGCGTTGCCCAGATCAAGCAGCAGATCGAAGAGACCACTTCGGACTACGACAAGGAGAAGCTGCAGGAACGTCTGGCCAAGCTCGCCGGCGGCGTTGCGGTGATCCGCGTCGGCGGTGCGACGGAAGTCGAAGTCAAGGAAAAGAAGGACCGCGTCGATGACGCCCTCAACGCGACCCGCGCGGCCGTCGAAGAAGGCATCGTTGCTGGTGGTGGCGTCGCGCTGCTGCGCGCTTCGGCCAACATCAAGGCCACCGGCGTCAATGCCGACCAGGCCGCCGGCATCAACATCGTTCGTCGTGCGCTGCAGGCTCCGGCCCGCCAGATCGCGGCCAACGCCGGTGCGGAAGCATCGATCGTTGCCGGCAAGATCCTTGAGAACAAGGGCGCGACCTTCGGCTACAACGCCCAGACCGGCGAATATGGCGACATGATCGCCATGGGCATCGTCGATCCGGTCAAGGTTGTCCGCACCGCTCTCCAGGACGCGGCCTCGGTGGCCGGCCTGCTGGTCACCACCGAAGCCATGATCGCGGAGGCTCCGAAGAAGGAGTCGGCTGGCGGCGGCGGCATGCCTGGCGGCATGGGTGGCGGCGGCATGGGCGGCATGGGCGGCATGGGCGGTATGGATTTCTAA
- a CDS encoding zincin-like metallopeptidase domain-containing protein, which translates to MRANNKRCGSRQAGAESGGRTGASLYQEITDRIIAELERGTVPWVKPWGRARTGLGLPRNAATQRRYSGINILILWGGVIDRGFPSQNWLTFRQALSLGGNVRKGEHGTTIVHADRFVPKNEKQRADTDGDEPQAVPFLKRFTVFNVAQCDNLPEHLYAAGEPLPEREMVPQAEALIHATGADFRIGGERAFYMPGSDTIQVPPQPAFFHQIDYYRTCFHELGHWTGHPTRLARDLSGSFGSNTYAREELVAEIASAFICSSLGIEPTVRHADYIGSWLTVLREDNRAIFRAASHASKAADFLLGRNADVEGEAHAETAYGSAQSSHAAALRL; encoded by the coding sequence ATGCGTGCAAACAACAAACGTTGCGGCAGCCGACAGGCTGGCGCAGAGAGTGGCGGGCGCACCGGCGCCAGCCTTTATCAGGAAATCACCGACCGCATCATTGCCGAACTGGAGCGCGGCACCGTGCCATGGGTCAAGCCGTGGGGCAGGGCAAGGACAGGCCTCGGCCTGCCGCGGAATGCGGCCACCCAGCGCCGATATTCCGGCATCAATATCCTGATCCTGTGGGGCGGGGTCATCGATCGCGGTTTCCCCAGCCAGAACTGGCTCACCTTCCGGCAGGCGCTTTCCCTAGGTGGCAATGTCAGGAAGGGTGAGCACGGCACCACCATCGTTCACGCTGACCGCTTTGTTCCCAAGAACGAAAAGCAACGCGCCGACACCGATGGCGACGAACCGCAGGCGGTGCCCTTCCTGAAGCGCTTTACCGTCTTCAATGTCGCGCAGTGCGATAATCTGCCCGAACATCTTTATGCCGCCGGCGAGCCTCTGCCTGAGCGCGAGATGGTCCCGCAGGCCGAGGCGCTCATTCATGCAACCGGCGCTGATTTTCGCATCGGCGGCGAGCGCGCCTTCTACATGCCCGGCAGCGACACCATACAGGTGCCGCCGCAGCCGGCTTTCTTCCACCAGATCGACTATTACCGGACCTGCTTTCACGAGCTTGGCCACTGGACCGGCCACCCGACGCGACTCGCGCGCGACCTGTCCGGCTCCTTCGGGTCCAACACCTATGCGCGCGAGGAACTGGTCGCCGAAATCGCATCAGCCTTCATCTGCAGCAGTCTCGGCATCGAGCCGACCGTGCGCCATGCCGACTACATCGGCTCATGGCTGACGGTTTTGCGCGAGGACAACCGCGCCATCTTCCGCGCCGCAAGCCATGCCTCGAAAGCCGCCGATTTCCTGCTTGGCCGCAATGCCGATGTCGAAGGCGAGGCACATGCCGAAACCGCCTATGGAAGCGCGCAATCATCACACGCGGCCGCCTTGCGCCTCTGA
- a CDS encoding thioredoxin domain-containing protein codes for MVDRQAKVERRIRQRPPSPIAGNPQGDAVLVIFNDYHNCPHCRLADLNYQKAFKNDPNLKLVIRRFPVLGPDSQSHSPRENRESSTNSTAPL; via the coding sequence GTGGTCGATCGACAGGCAAAAGTGGAGCGGCGCATTCGACAACGACCCCCTTCGCCAATCGCCGGCAACCCGCAAGGCGATGCCGTTCTGGTCATATTCAATGACTACCACAACTGTCCGCATTGCAGACTGGCAGATCTCAACTACCAAAAAGCCTTCAAGAATGATCCCAATCTGAAGCTTGTGATCAGACGGTTCCCGGTCCTGGGACCGGATTCCCAATCGCACTCGCCTCGAGAAAACAGGGAAAGTTCGACGAATTCCACCGCGCCCTTATGA
- a CDS encoding Crp/Fnr family transcriptional regulator translates to MPESLFRNRVLKSLSPEDFALLRPSLHRVELDIKAQLEIAHQPIRNGYFPERGIASVVATMTGGRQCEVGIIGYDGMTGIALILGQDSSSNETYIQVAGNGWRLPVEIIRPAVAESPSLRTSVLDYAHAFLVQSSRTALVNGHSKIEERLARWLLMIHDRSDGDKIYLTHEFLATMLGARRPGVTTALQMLEYRGLVRAKRGEVTIIDRVGLMELTHGAYGEEEQRYFGLATAA, encoded by the coding sequence TTGCCCGAATCCCTTTTTCGCAACCGGGTGCTGAAATCCCTTTCGCCGGAGGACTTCGCGCTGTTGCGACCATCGCTGCATCGCGTCGAACTGGACATCAAGGCTCAGTTGGAGATCGCGCATCAGCCGATCAGGAATGGATATTTTCCCGAGAGGGGCATCGCCTCGGTGGTCGCCACCATGACCGGCGGACGGCAATGTGAAGTCGGCATTATCGGATATGACGGGATGACAGGAATTGCTCTCATTCTCGGACAGGACAGCTCTTCCAACGAGACCTATATCCAGGTCGCAGGCAATGGCTGGCGCCTGCCGGTTGAAATCATTCGTCCTGCGGTTGCGGAAAGCCCGTCGCTGCGCACGTCAGTGCTGGACTATGCCCACGCGTTCCTTGTCCAGTCGTCCCGGACGGCACTGGTCAATGGCCACTCCAAAATCGAGGAACGGCTGGCCCGCTGGTTGCTGATGATCCATGACCGCTCTGACGGAGACAAGATCTACCTGACGCATGAATTTCTGGCGACCATGCTCGGCGCCCGCCGTCCCGGGGTCACCACGGCCCTGCAAATGCTTGAATATCGAGGACTTGTCCGTGCCAAGCGCGGCGAGGTCACGATTATCGACCGCGTCGGATTGATGGAACTCACGCATGGCGCTTACGGCGAGGAGGAGCAACGTTATTTCGGCCTGGCCACCGCTGCCTGA
- a CDS encoding DUF6074 family protein — MHDSNICVFPLHRRRTLVESIAQALETKNGEAASAFWRCAAKKMLIQLSDVGIAPEFAAQEVGRLLHAVLDDMANRTVMHIA; from the coding sequence ATGCATGACTCAAACATTTGCGTATTTCCGCTGCATCGGCGACGCACATTGGTCGAAAGTATCGCCCAGGCCCTCGAGACCAAGAACGGCGAGGCGGCGAGTGCGTTCTGGCGCTGTGCTGCCAAGAAAATGCTCATTCAATTGTCCGATGTAGGAATTGCGCCAGAGTTCGCTGCGCAGGAGGTTGGAAGGCTTCTTCATGCGGTCTTGGACGATATGGCCAACCGAACGGTAATGCACATAGCATAG
- a CDS encoding acyl-homoserine-lactone synthase has product MMQLITPDCYAEFASELREMHGLRYRVFKKRLDWEVQTEGEMETDPFDSLNPVYLLLKGSDWRTCGCVRLLPTTGPTMLRDTFPALLDEMVVPASADIWESSRFALDLPATAPKAAGGLAQATYELFAGIIEFGLANNLSGIVTVTDTRIERILRLATWPLSRIGQPQQVGNTEAVAGFLEISYASLLRIRWRGRLNGPVLWQPVLVQSA; this is encoded by the coding sequence ATGATGCAGCTGATAACACCCGACTGCTACGCCGAGTTCGCGAGCGAACTCAGGGAAATGCACGGGCTTAGGTATCGGGTTTTCAAGAAGCGGCTCGATTGGGAAGTGCAGACCGAAGGCGAAATGGAAACGGACCCGTTTGACAGCCTGAACCCCGTCTACCTACTTCTCAAGGGGTCCGATTGGCGAACTTGCGGCTGCGTCCGCCTTTTGCCGACCACCGGACCGACTATGTTGCGCGATACGTTTCCGGCGCTGCTGGATGAGATGGTGGTCCCTGCGAGTGCCGATATCTGGGAGAGTAGTCGTTTCGCGCTCGATCTCCCTGCGACAGCGCCGAAGGCTGCTGGCGGCCTGGCACAAGCAACCTACGAGCTCTTCGCGGGCATCATCGAATTCGGCTTGGCCAACAATCTCTCCGGGATCGTAACGGTGACAGATACGCGCATCGAAAGGATCCTTCGTCTCGCGACCTGGCCGTTGTCACGTATCGGACAGCCCCAGCAGGTCGGCAACACCGAGGCAGTCGCCGGCTTCCTCGAGATTTCCTACGCCAGTCTCTTGCGCATCCGCTGGAGGGGACGCCTGAACGGGCCGGTGTTGTGGCAACCAGTTCTCGTCCAATCGGCATAG
- a CDS encoding LuxR family transcriptional regulator, with the protein MHRVFETLVEQLSASVDAVDLHEAMASAAAGFDFPFFAYFTYPSASGDTPRLISNYPSSWTSHYLQLRYHSVDPVILRGLRGWDTFDWGVDRDHRYLPTSQQEVLEKAAEFGIRGGLTMSMHDHRGRFAALTFASNEAHPPLLRSLTRYEKAMQLVAINVHIHARRRLAEDCVVDGITLTPREFECLKWAACGKSAWDISQILGVSKRTVTFHQENAKAKLGVRTINQAIVRMAARARS; encoded by the coding sequence ATGCATCGCGTATTTGAAACCTTGGTCGAGCAACTCTCTGCAAGCGTCGATGCCGTCGATCTCCATGAGGCAATGGCGTCCGCCGCAGCCGGGTTCGACTTTCCGTTCTTCGCTTATTTCACCTACCCATCCGCTTCCGGCGACACGCCGCGATTGATCTCGAATTATCCATCATCATGGACATCACATTACCTGCAACTGCGCTACCACAGCGTGGATCCCGTGATCCTGCGGGGACTGCGAGGCTGGGATACCTTCGACTGGGGTGTGGACCGCGATCACCGTTATTTGCCGACCTCGCAGCAGGAAGTCCTGGAAAAAGCAGCTGAGTTCGGCATTCGCGGCGGACTGACCATGTCGATGCATGATCATCGCGGCCGGTTCGCCGCACTGACCTTCGCCTCCAACGAGGCGCATCCGCCACTTTTGAGGTCGCTGACGCGCTACGAAAAAGCAATGCAGTTGGTTGCGATCAACGTTCATATCCATGCCCGGCGCAGGCTCGCCGAAGATTGCGTGGTAGATGGCATAACGCTCACCCCGCGGGAGTTCGAGTGCCTGAAATGGGCGGCGTGCGGCAAGTCGGCCTGGGATATCAGCCAGATTCTCGGTGTCTCGAAACGCACCGTGACCTTCCATCAGGAAAACGCCAAGGCGAAGCTTGGCGTGCGAACCATCAACCAGGCCATAGTGCGGATGGCTGCTCGGGCGAGATCCTGA